The following coding sequences lie in one Agrobacterium vitis genomic window:
- a CDS encoding ATP-binding protein, with translation MGPGLPAPQVDWIFQPFARGSDTASNAFGLGLAITKHAVEQHGGRVSASTAAGGGLAVALEIPKQAGRNLEWR, from the coding sequence ATGGGGCCAGGTCTGCCTGCGCCTCAAGTCGACTGGATATTCCAGCCGTTTGCGCGCGGAAGCGACACGGCGTCAAACGCCTTTGGCCTGGGCCTCGCCATCACAAAGCACGCGGTCGAGCAGCATGGCGGCCGTGTCTCGGCATCGACAGCGGCCGGTGGCGGGCTGGCAGTGGCGCTTGAGATTCCCAAGCAGGCCGGTCGAAATTTGGAATGGCGGTGA
- the hisD gene encoding histidinol dehydrogenase, with the protein MIRYLKKGGNAAESAEADRKVRQTVEAILEDVTTRGDAAVRDLSVKFDKWSPESFRLTKEEIDALIASVPVGVIDDIKFAQAQIRRFAEAQLASMKEIEVETLPGIRLGHRHVPMESVGCYIPGGRYPMVASAHMSVLTAKVAGVKRVIACTPPLNGAAPAATIAAMALAGADEIYVLGGIQAVAAMGIGTETIKPVDMLVGPGNAFVAEAKRQLYGKVGIDLFAGPTETLVIADDTVDAEICATDLLGQAEHGPTSPAVLLTTSQRIADQIEDQIQRQLSRLPTADIASVSWRDYGEVILCDTDEELLSEADRIASEHVQVMTANPRWFLENMRNYGALFLGPRTNVAYGDKVIGTNHTLPTKRAARYTGGLWVGKFLKTCTYQEVTTDAASALIGDYCSRLCAIENFAGHKEQADIRVRRYGGKNA; encoded by the coding sequence ATGATCCGGTACCTGAAAAAGGGCGGCAATGCCGCCGAATCCGCCGAGGCCGACCGCAAGGTCCGCCAGACCGTCGAGGCGATCCTGGAGGACGTGACCACCCGCGGCGACGCGGCGGTCCGCGACCTTTCGGTGAAGTTCGACAAGTGGTCGCCCGAGAGCTTCCGCCTGACGAAAGAAGAAATCGATGCGCTGATCGCCAGCGTACCGGTCGGCGTCATCGACGACATCAAGTTCGCGCAGGCGCAGATTCGTCGGTTTGCCGAAGCCCAACTCGCCTCGATGAAAGAGATCGAGGTGGAGACGCTGCCGGGCATCCGGCTCGGCCACCGCCACGTGCCGATGGAAAGCGTCGGCTGCTATATTCCCGGCGGCCGCTACCCGATGGTGGCCTCGGCCCATATGAGCGTGCTGACCGCCAAGGTCGCGGGCGTGAAACGCGTCATCGCCTGCACGCCGCCCTTGAACGGTGCTGCGCCGGCCGCGACCATCGCCGCCATGGCGCTTGCCGGCGCCGACGAGATCTACGTGCTCGGCGGCATCCAGGCCGTCGCAGCCATGGGTATCGGCACCGAGACGATCAAACCCGTCGACATGCTGGTCGGCCCCGGCAACGCCTTCGTCGCCGAAGCCAAGCGACAGCTCTACGGCAAGGTCGGCATCGACCTCTTCGCCGGCCCGACCGAGACGCTTGTGATTGCAGACGATACCGTCGATGCCGAGATCTGCGCGACCGACCTTCTCGGCCAGGCCGAACATGGCCCGACCTCTCCGGCCGTGCTGCTCACCACCTCGCAACGCATCGCCGACCAGATCGAAGATCAGATCCAGCGGCAGCTTTCCCGCCTTCCGACCGCCGATATCGCCTCGGTCTCCTGGCGCGACTATGGCGAGGTCATCCTGTGCGATACGGACGAGGAACTGCTTTCCGAAGCCGATCGCATCGCCTCGGAACATGTGCAGGTGATGACCGCCAACCCGCGCTGGTTCCTGGAGAATATGCGCAATTACGGCGCGCTGTTCCTCGGCCCGCGCACCAACGTTGCTTATGGTGACAAGGTGATCGGCACCAACCACACGCTGCCGACCAAGCGCGCGGCGCGCTACACCGGCGGCCTGTGGGTCGGCAAGTTCCTGAAGACCTGCACCTATCAGGAGGTGACGACGGATGCCGCCTCCGCACTGATCGGCGACTATTGCTCGCGGCTCTGCGCCATCGAAAACTTTGCCGGCCACAAGGAACAGGCCGACATCCGCGTGCGCCGCTATGGCGGCAAGAATGCCTGA
- a CDS encoding SDR family NAD(P)-dependent oxidoreductase, translating to MAVANELFDLTGKVALVTGAHRGIGFAIAEELAKAGARVAICSNDQQAVAQAANTLRERGHDVRGFCCDVSSNPALDDLVSATRKAFGRIDILVCNAGIAPHFGPMATASDEEYDATMRVNLYSAMQLANCVIPEMVERQDGVVIFTSSIAGLRGNGKLGVYALSKAAIAQLARNLAVEHGPDNVRVNAISPGLTKTEFATPILSNEEGLKVRLGKTPLRRAADPREIAGAAVFLSAAAGGFITGHNLVIDGGTMISD from the coding sequence ATGGCTGTAGCAAACGAACTTTTCGACCTGACGGGAAAGGTCGCCCTCGTCACCGGAGCTCATCGCGGGATTGGCTTTGCGATAGCCGAGGAGCTGGCAAAAGCCGGCGCGCGGGTTGCGATCTGCAGCAACGATCAGCAGGCTGTCGCACAAGCAGCGAACACGCTTCGCGAAAGAGGCCATGACGTCCGTGGTTTCTGCTGCGACGTGTCCTCCAATCCCGCACTGGATGATCTGGTGTCGGCGACGCGGAAGGCTTTCGGCCGGATCGACATCCTCGTCTGCAACGCCGGGATCGCACCCCATTTCGGGCCGATGGCAACCGCCAGCGACGAAGAGTACGACGCGACGATGCGGGTAAACCTCTACAGCGCCATGCAGCTTGCCAACTGCGTCATTCCGGAGATGGTGGAGCGCCAGGACGGCGTGGTGATCTTCACCTCAAGCATTGCTGGACTGCGTGGTAATGGAAAACTCGGCGTTTATGCTCTGTCCAAAGCCGCAATCGCCCAGCTTGCGCGCAATCTCGCCGTGGAGCATGGACCGGACAATGTCAGGGTCAACGCTATTTCTCCCGGACTTACCAAAACCGAGTTCGCCACCCCCATCCTCAGCAACGAAGAGGGGCTTAAGGTGAGGCTCGGGAAAACGCCATTGCGTCGAGCTGCAGACCCCCGGGAGATTGCCGGTGCCGCGGTGTTTTTATCTGCGGCGGCAGGCGGATTCATAACAGGGCATAATCTGGTCATTGACGGGGGAACAATGATTTCGGATTGA
- a CDS encoding VOC family protein → MTYMIRQMGHVAFYSPDPENAAQDLVEIVGMRITERDGDTVYLSSNDRHHEISFTKGGSGTAIAIGLEAVSVEAVDEVKRRAQSDGLEIIDDKPLGKHYDKAVRLVAPGGAVLEIHTPIARNQPRRYNGVGANPKRIEHANAFAPNVAAFGDFVEKVLGMKLSDRTADDKLRWYRAEDGFHHAIAMGTGDSVLHHYAFDHFAVEDLVKIADTLSLKGRAMAWGPGRHGAGENIFTYYADPHGCIVENSVQMAHIDNDAVYQPGNWDASEGLNGRWINLWGTPPTPAFLVPGIPFAR, encoded by the coding sequence ATGACTTACATGATACGACAGATGGGCCACGTGGCCTTCTACTCACCCGATCCGGAGAATGCCGCCCAGGATCTCGTCGAAATCGTCGGGATGAGGATTACCGAGCGCGACGGCGACACGGTCTATCTGTCCAGCAATGACCGTCACCATGAGATCAGCTTCACCAAGGGTGGATCGGGCACCGCGATCGCGATCGGCCTCGAAGCCGTCTCAGTCGAGGCCGTCGATGAAGTGAAGCGACGTGCCCAATCCGACGGTCTGGAGATCATCGACGACAAGCCCCTCGGAAAACATTACGACAAGGCCGTCCGGCTGGTCGCTCCGGGTGGCGCTGTCCTGGAAATACATACTCCGATCGCTCGCAACCAGCCCCGGCGTTATAATGGTGTCGGCGCCAATCCCAAGCGTATCGAACATGCCAATGCATTCGCGCCCAACGTTGCGGCATTCGGAGACTTCGTCGAAAAGGTCCTGGGCATGAAGTTGTCGGATCGCACCGCCGATGACAAGTTGCGATGGTACCGCGCCGAGGACGGCTTCCATCATGCGATCGCGATGGGGACGGGAGACAGCGTCCTGCATCATTACGCGTTTGACCACTTTGCAGTGGAAGACCTCGTCAAGATCGCCGACACGCTCTCGCTCAAGGGCAGAGCTATGGCCTGGGGGCCAGGACGTCATGGGGCCGGCGAAAACATCTTCACTTACTACGCCGATCCGCACGGCTGCATCGTCGAGAATTCGGTGCAGATGGCACATATCGATAACGATGCTGTGTACCAGCCCGGCAATTGGGATGCATCCGAAGGTTTGAATGGCCGCTGGATCAATCTCTGGGGAACTCCGCCGACCCCGGCATTCCTCGTACCCGGAATTCCGTTCGCACGCTGA
- a CDS encoding ABC transporter substrate-binding protein, producing MALGFGSPASAATTIRLGSTPQPGPAGCFVAADTGIFAANGISYEHLLIGLDPNVPPALLAGSIDIGVCTVSTILQAAENGLDIVIVGGAAVSNKNKPDYGIVVRKGGGVSRVEDLAGKTIGVPGLGAVFDVILRAWLSQKGIDVKKVKIVEATFPTQLDQIKAGTLDAAISSIPFMTNIINSGVGEILALLPAELPDNLPLNLYVTKREWAQNNSELLAAFRKSMKEGVSKGQADPTQLRASIGKYLKLTPEVLANFGLPTLSPEISEVGFNWWMAEMKRQGRISKIAVADVIWP from the coding sequence ATGGCACTTGGATTTGGATCACCGGCTTCGGCGGCAACGACCATCAGACTGGGAAGTACACCTCAACCCGGTCCCGCCGGCTGCTTTGTTGCTGCCGATACGGGGATTTTCGCAGCGAACGGCATCAGTTACGAACACCTTCTGATTGGCCTTGATCCGAACGTGCCGCCAGCATTGCTCGCAGGATCTATTGATATCGGTGTCTGCACGGTTTCAACCATTCTGCAGGCGGCAGAGAACGGGCTTGATATCGTGATTGTCGGCGGTGCCGCCGTCAGCAACAAGAACAAGCCTGATTACGGCATCGTGGTCCGCAAGGGCGGTGGAGTGAGCAGGGTTGAAGATTTGGCTGGCAAAACCATTGGCGTGCCCGGCCTTGGCGCGGTGTTCGACGTCATTCTGCGTGCCTGGCTCAGTCAAAAGGGGATAGACGTCAAGAAGGTCAAGATCGTCGAAGCAACGTTCCCGACACAACTCGACCAGATCAAAGCCGGAACTCTGGATGCGGCCATCTCATCCATCCCGTTCATGACCAACATCATCAACTCCGGCGTTGGCGAAATTCTGGCGCTTCTCCCCGCTGAACTTCCCGACAACCTGCCTCTCAATCTCTACGTTACCAAGCGCGAATGGGCGCAGAACAATAGCGAATTGCTCGCCGCTTTCCGCAAGTCCATGAAGGAGGGTGTCTCGAAGGGGCAGGCCGACCCGACGCAACTTCGCGCGAGCATCGGCAAATATCTCAAGCTGACGCCGGAGGTTCTCGCCAATTTCGGTCTGCCGACGCTCAGCCCCGAGATCAGCGAGGTCGGTTTCAACTGGTGGATGGCCGAGATGAAGCGCCAAGGCCGGATTTCGAAAATTGCCGTTGCCGATGTGATCTGGCCATAA
- a CDS encoding GntR family transcriptional regulator has translation MVNTSRIVQAYDTLKQSILNGSFRPRTRLRIEHLSEKFDVGPGAIREALSRLTSEGMVVAEPQRGFLVAPISKSDLQDLTTVRIEIEVKCLRRSIELGDVAWETQVLSANHLMARTPEYTDNGESHPDWAVVHTNFHDALVAACGSPWRLKLRGQLFLQAERYRRLSVPHARLERDVAGEHRMLAEATLARDADTAMKLVEEHFQKTADLLLASDAPFDD, from the coding sequence ATGGTCAATACAAGTCGCATTGTTCAAGCTTACGATACGCTGAAGCAGAGCATTCTGAACGGCTCCTTCCGACCTCGGACAAGGCTGCGCATCGAACATCTCTCGGAAAAGTTCGATGTAGGGCCTGGAGCGATCCGTGAGGCGCTGTCTCGGCTGACCTCGGAAGGCATGGTCGTGGCGGAGCCGCAACGCGGGTTTCTGGTTGCGCCGATCTCGAAGTCGGATCTTCAGGATCTGACCACAGTCCGGATAGAAATCGAGGTGAAATGCCTTCGCCGTTCGATCGAGCTGGGAGACGTCGCTTGGGAGACGCAGGTTTTGTCTGCAAACCACCTTATGGCAAGGACTCCCGAATATACGGATAACGGCGAAAGCCACCCGGACTGGGCGGTTGTTCATACCAATTTTCATGACGCGCTTGTCGCTGCATGCGGAAGTCCCTGGCGGCTGAAGCTTCGCGGCCAGCTTTTCCTTCAAGCCGAACGCTACCGCCGCCTGTCAGTACCTCATGCACGGTTGGAGCGTGATGTTGCCGGCGAGCATCGGATGCTGGCAGAGGCGACGCTTGCCCGGGACGCTGATACTGCGATGAAGCTGGTGGAAGAGCACTTCCAGAAGACGGCCGATCTGCTGTTGGCTTCCGATGCCCCATTCGATGACTGA
- a CDS encoding NAD-dependent epimerase/dehydratase family protein gives MGGVAPIGTLADCREDDVVVGATGQGGQVVRIGVTGAGGFVGTALIHRLVAKDIGCGFANPTIVAIDAMLPADLPTTVERAEGDLCDPSFRQQLFAEPFDVLFHLAAVPGGAAERDYSAGWNLNVEAAVAMLELLAQQKTPARLVFASSIGVFGVPLPKTSVDDETLPLPSMSYGTQKLILEALIADYARRKLVDGIAVRLPGILARPRVKGGHLSAYMSDILHSLRAGESFTCPVSEDSSSWFMSRYRCVENLVHAAALPSFSLGPRRAFNLPALRLTMTELVDGAAVHFGSRVRSLVSYEPDAALQAQFGSYPPLVTAIADRLGFKHDGSAAVLVAEALGLDPVEIGVGAA, from the coding sequence ATGGGCGGTGTCGCGCCCATCGGAACGTTAGCTGATTGCCGCGAAGACGACGTCGTAGTTGGCGCAACAGGTCAGGGAGGACAGGTCGTGAGGATTGGAGTGACCGGAGCCGGCGGTTTTGTCGGTACTGCGCTGATCCATCGCCTTGTAGCGAAGGACATTGGTTGCGGATTTGCAAATCCGACCATCGTCGCGATTGATGCAATGTTGCCTGCCGATCTGCCAACGACGGTTGAACGCGCGGAAGGCGATCTGTGTGATCCCTCATTTCGACAGCAGCTTTTTGCCGAACCATTCGATGTTCTGTTCCATCTGGCAGCCGTTCCGGGTGGCGCCGCCGAGCGAGATTATTCTGCCGGGTGGAATCTCAACGTAGAAGCTGCCGTCGCGATGCTGGAATTGCTCGCGCAGCAGAAAACGCCAGCCAGACTGGTCTTCGCATCGTCGATCGGGGTGTTTGGCGTGCCGCTGCCGAAGACGTCGGTAGATGACGAGACGCTGCCTCTGCCTTCAATGAGCTATGGCACGCAGAAGCTTATCCTGGAGGCATTGATTGCGGATTATGCCCGGCGGAAGCTCGTTGACGGTATTGCTGTTCGGCTGCCAGGAATCTTGGCGCGTCCACGCGTCAAGGGCGGACATCTCTCTGCTTATATGAGTGACATCCTTCATTCTCTTCGCGCAGGCGAATCCTTTACATGTCCAGTTTCAGAGGATTCATCCTCGTGGTTCATGTCGCGGTACCGATGTGTCGAAAACCTGGTCCATGCGGCTGCACTACCGAGCTTTTCTCTCGGCCCACGCCGCGCCTTCAACCTTCCGGCCCTACGCCTGACAATGACAGAACTGGTCGACGGTGCCGCTGTTCATTTTGGCTCGCGAGTCCGTTCGCTTGTTTCTTACGAACCGGATGCGGCGCTTCAGGCCCAGTTCGGATCCTATCCGCCGCTTGTGACGGCAATCGCCGACAGGCTCGGTTTCAAACATGACGGCAGTGCGGCGGTGCTGGTCGCGGAAGCGTTGGGCCTCGACCCGGTCGAAATCGGCGTGGGTGCGGCATGA
- a CDS encoding fumarylacetoacetate hydrolase family protein, with product MRFIAFKEDGKLGMAVSQDGKTWKGLKVGDPGYPGNLEEILRAGEIVEAGKVLLQGRSVDLAEIEFLPPVSNASKVICVGLNYADHAAEGGSKVPDYPTVFARFNSSLIGHGAPLVCPKVSEQFDYEAEMVAIIGKGGRAISEAEALSHVAGYSVFNDGSVRDYQLRTPQWTIGKNFDGTGAFGPAFVTADELEPGATGLRIQTRLNGRVLQDASTSDLVFSVARLVSLISAAMTLEPGDVIVTGTPAGVGLGHKPPIFMKEGDVCEIEIEKIGLLSNPVVKEK from the coding sequence ATGCGCTTCATAGCTTTTAAGGAAGATGGCAAGTTAGGTATGGCCGTTAGTCAGGACGGTAAGACATGGAAAGGTCTGAAAGTCGGCGACCCCGGTTATCCAGGCAATCTTGAGGAGATTTTGCGGGCGGGCGAGATCGTCGAAGCTGGCAAGGTGCTTCTGCAAGGACGCTCGGTTGATCTTGCCGAGATCGAATTTTTGCCGCCGGTTTCGAATGCATCGAAAGTCATCTGCGTTGGTCTGAACTACGCGGACCATGCTGCCGAGGGTGGTTCGAAAGTGCCGGACTATCCGACTGTCTTCGCCCGCTTCAACTCCAGCCTGATTGGCCATGGTGCGCCTCTTGTGTGCCCGAAGGTGTCCGAACAGTTCGATTACGAAGCTGAGATGGTCGCCATCATCGGAAAGGGCGGCCGTGCGATATCGGAAGCCGAGGCCCTCTCGCACGTTGCCGGTTACTCCGTCTTCAACGACGGTTCGGTACGCGATTATCAGCTTCGCACACCGCAATGGACGATCGGTAAGAATTTCGACGGAACCGGAGCATTCGGACCGGCCTTCGTGACTGCTGACGAACTCGAGCCCGGCGCGACCGGTCTGCGCATCCAGACCAGGCTGAACGGCCGTGTCCTACAGGATGCCTCGACGAGCGACCTCGTTTTCAGCGTGGCGCGTCTTGTCTCCCTCATCAGCGCGGCCATGACCCTTGAACCGGGCGATGTCATCGTCACCGGCACTCCTGCGGGCGTCGGCCTTGGCCACAAACCCCCGATCTTCATGAAGGAAGGCGATGTCTGCGAGATCGAAATCGAAAAGATCGGTCTTCTGAGCAATCCGGTCGTCAAGGAAAAGTGA
- a CDS encoding fumarylacetoacetate hydrolase family protein — protein MKLATIPNGTRDGELVVVSADLSRAVSAREIAPNLLTAFEDWSSAEPKLRALAKDLAEDLAKNTFAFDQATALSPLPRSFQWIDGSCFKNHLYLMAKATGRDPEIEMNSPFPLMYQGMSDDFYRPHGDIPLPREEDNIDFEAEVGIVLDEVPMGTTAAEAPQYVRLILLINDVSCRVYVKREITVGFGWMNAKPSTAFSPVAVTPDELGAAWTGKVELPIRVDWNGIRFGEPNGREMSYTFYELIEHAARTRKLAAGTIFGSGTISNADYRNVGSACIAERRSIEMLEHGEHRTGFMKFGDTVRIEMFDKDGISIFGAIEQTVTKYEKVA, from the coding sequence ATGAAGCTTGCGACAATTCCGAACGGCACCCGAGATGGCGAACTGGTGGTCGTCTCGGCCGATCTTTCCCGGGCGGTCTCCGCCCGTGAGATCGCGCCGAACCTTTTGACCGCCTTCGAGGACTGGTCATCCGCCGAACCGAAACTCAGGGCACTTGCCAAGGACTTGGCCGAAGACCTCGCCAAAAACACCTTCGCCTTCGACCAGGCGACGGCGCTTTCGCCGCTGCCGCGGTCCTTCCAGTGGATCGACGGTTCCTGCTTCAAGAACCATCTCTATCTGATGGCGAAGGCGACGGGCCGTGATCCCGAGATCGAGATGAACTCGCCCTTTCCGCTGATGTACCAGGGCATGTCGGACGACTTCTACCGTCCGCATGGCGATATCCCGTTGCCGCGCGAGGAGGACAATATCGACTTCGAGGCGGAAGTCGGGATCGTGCTGGACGAGGTGCCGATGGGCACGACGGCCGCAGAAGCTCCGCAATACGTCAGGCTGATCCTGCTGATCAACGACGTCTCCTGCCGCGTCTATGTGAAGCGGGAGATTACCGTCGGCTTCGGCTGGATGAACGCCAAGCCGTCGACCGCCTTCTCGCCGGTTGCCGTGACGCCCGATGAATTGGGTGCGGCATGGACCGGGAAGGTGGAACTGCCGATCCGGGTGGACTGGAACGGCATCCGGTTCGGCGAACCGAACGGCCGGGAAATGTCCTACACGTTCTACGAACTGATCGAACACGCTGCCCGCACCCGCAAGCTTGCCGCCGGCACGATCTTCGGTTCCGGCACGATCTCCAACGCCGACTACAGGAATGTCGGCTCCGCCTGCATCGCCGAGCGTCGCTCGATCGAAATGCTCGAACATGGCGAACACCGGACCGGCTTCATGAAGTTCGGTGATACCGTCCGAATCGAGATGTTCGACAAGGACGGCATCTCCATCTTCGGAGCTATCGAACAGACGGTCACCAAGTACGAAAAGGTGGCGTGA
- a CDS encoding ABC transporter ATP-binding protein gives MKLSGVGLSLGGYEILRDINLDIRRGEFVCVVGPSGCGKTTLLRLLSGLHQPTTGTVSIDGQKVTEPRPDIAFVFQDYGKALLPWRTAAGNVSLALESLGVPKAERPDRINALLAKVGLAGQAEKFPAQMSGGMQQRLQIARCLAQQPAVLLMDEPFGALDAMTRQHLQDEVLSLVAQSGATVFFVTHDLEEAIYLGDRVIGLLPYPGRTALSINVDLPRPRNQLTTRELPQFLHMRRQLFDFIAEAEKR, from the coding sequence TTGAAGTTGTCCGGTGTGGGTCTCTCACTGGGTGGATATGAAATCCTGCGAGACATCAATCTCGACATTCGCAGGGGAGAATTCGTTTGTGTTGTAGGCCCGTCGGGCTGCGGTAAGACGACATTGCTGCGCCTTCTCTCCGGCCTTCATCAACCCACAACCGGCACTGTCTCGATAGACGGACAAAAGGTTACGGAGCCACGACCGGATATCGCATTCGTCTTCCAGGATTACGGAAAGGCACTGCTTCCGTGGCGCACTGCCGCCGGAAACGTTTCGCTGGCGCTGGAATCGCTCGGTGTTCCGAAGGCTGAAAGACCTGATCGCATCAATGCGCTTCTCGCTAAGGTTGGACTGGCTGGGCAAGCCGAGAAATTTCCGGCTCAAATGTCCGGCGGGATGCAGCAGCGCCTGCAGATCGCTCGTTGTCTCGCTCAGCAGCCGGCCGTTCTGTTGATGGACGAGCCTTTCGGAGCGCTCGATGCGATGACGCGGCAGCACTTGCAGGACGAAGTCCTTTCCCTCGTCGCCCAATCGGGAGCTACGGTATTCTTCGTCACTCACGATCTTGAAGAGGCAATCTACCTCGGCGATCGGGTGATTGGCCTACTCCCGTATCCGGGACGCACGGCGCTCTCCATCAATGTCGATCTGCCGCGGCCGCGCAACCAGCTCACGACGCGGGAGCTGCCGCAATTCCTGCATATGCGCCGCCAGCTCTTCGATTTCATCGCGGAGGCGGAAAAAAGATGA
- a CDS encoding NADPH-dependent FMN reductase → MPKLLVIACSTRPTRVGFPIAEWTVERARLDGRFEVELADLRELNLPNYDEPHHPRLHQYQHEHTKKWSAVVERADAVVFVTPEYNHSFPGALKNAIDYLHDEWKFKPAAFVSYGGIAAGTRSVQALKPVIDCLRMIPVFEGINIAFVHELLKDGKFAATQPHEVAATSMFDTLFFWSGRNSELYVH, encoded by the coding sequence ATGCCAAAGCTTCTCGTTATCGCCTGCAGCACACGCCCAACCCGCGTCGGCTTTCCAATTGCCGAATGGACAGTCGAGCGCGCGCGACTTGATGGAAGGTTCGAGGTCGAGCTCGCCGATCTACGTGAGCTCAATCTGCCGAACTACGACGAACCGCACCATCCGCGCCTTCATCAGTACCAGCACGAGCATACCAAGAAATGGAGCGCAGTCGTGGAGCGTGCAGATGCGGTCGTTTTCGTGACGCCGGAATACAATCACAGCTTTCCCGGGGCCCTTAAGAACGCGATCGATTATCTCCATGACGAATGGAAGTTCAAGCCTGCTGCTTTCGTCAGTTATGGCGGTATCGCTGCCGGAACGCGTTCGGTCCAGGCGCTGAAGCCGGTGATAGATTGCCTGCGTATGATCCCGGTCTTCGAAGGGATCAACATCGCCTTCGTGCACGAGCTTCTCAAGGACGGAAAGTTTGCCGCAACTCAGCCGCATGAGGTCGCAGCCACATCGATGTTTGACACCTTGTTTTTCTGGTCGGGACGTAACAGCGAACTGTATGTGCATTGA
- a CDS encoding SDR family NAD(P)-dependent oxidoreductase, whose product MSAALTLPISPGFRLDGRHALVTGAGRGLGLAAATALAEAGAAVTLAARTLAEIEDAARALRDRGLKASAHAVDVTDTQAIAALMVGADAPFDILVNNAGTNKPGPFVEVTEANYDLVMGLNVRSAFFTSQAFARRLIVENRPGVIINMTSQMGHVGAARRTIYCASKHALEGLTKALAVELAEHGIRVNSVAPTFIETPMTKPFFEDEEFRRQTLSKIKLGRIGRVEDIMGAIVYLASDAAALVTGTSLLVDGGWTAE is encoded by the coding sequence ATGAGTGCTGCTTTGACGCTGCCCATTTCCCCCGGCTTCCGCCTCGACGGACGCCATGCTCTGGTGACGGGCGCAGGCCGCGGGCTTGGTCTCGCAGCGGCGACGGCACTGGCCGAGGCCGGGGCTGCGGTGACACTTGCGGCGCGGACGCTCGCGGAGATCGAAGACGCAGCCAGGGCCCTTCGCGACCGAGGTCTGAAGGCTTCGGCCCATGCCGTGGATGTCACCGATACCCAGGCGATAGCCGCGCTGATGGTAGGCGCCGACGCGCCGTTCGACATCCTCGTCAACAATGCCGGCACCAACAAGCCTGGACCGTTCGTCGAGGTGACGGAGGCGAACTACGACCTCGTCATGGGTTTGAACGTCCGCTCAGCCTTCTTCACGTCGCAGGCCTTCGCGCGGCGGCTGATCGTGGAGAACCGGCCGGGCGTCATCATCAACATGACCTCGCAGATGGGGCATGTGGGCGCTGCTAGACGGACGATCTATTGCGCGTCGAAGCATGCGCTCGAAGGCCTGACGAAGGCGCTCGCCGTCGAGCTTGCGGAGCATGGCATCCGCGTCAACAGCGTGGCGCCGACCTTTATCGAAACCCCGATGACGAAGCCCTTTTTCGAAGACGAGGAATTCCGGCGGCAGACACTCTCGAAGATCAAGCTCGGGCGCATCGGCAGGGTCGAGGATATCATGGGCGCGATCGTCTACCTGGCCTCCGATGCGGCGGCCCTGGTGACGGGAACGTCCCTTCTGGTGGATGGCGGCTGGACCGCCGAATGA
- a CDS encoding ABC transporter permease: MSGPDKTGARKIRWRGFVLPIALVLLAEVGAQVSHLQSDSLAAPSAIFVALWRQLVDGTILLATVQTLTAALAGLAIGFSLGMILGILFAVLPVFDRMFEVSVEAIRPVPPIALMPIGLLVFGFGYRLEYSIVAFATLWPALILTRSAVAGIEPKLNDVARVLRFGLIDRITKIILPAALPRIFVALRLGVGISLIVAVTVEISINTLGLGYAIMNAQQSLRPDDALALLVWIGIVGWALGAILLMIQRTLFGPAALVEGTA, from the coding sequence ATGAGTGGGCCGGACAAAACTGGCGCGCGAAAAATCCGCTGGCGTGGCTTCGTTCTACCGATCGCCTTGGTGCTGCTCGCCGAAGTCGGCGCACAGGTATCGCATCTTCAAAGCGACAGCTTGGCAGCCCCGAGCGCAATCTTCGTTGCGCTTTGGAGGCAACTCGTCGATGGCACGATCCTTCTTGCTACCGTTCAGACCCTGACCGCAGCCTTAGCCGGCCTTGCGATCGGATTTTCGCTCGGGATGATCCTCGGCATATTATTCGCGGTCTTGCCGGTGTTCGATCGGATGTTCGAAGTCAGCGTAGAGGCAATACGTCCCGTGCCTCCGATCGCCCTGATGCCAATCGGGCTTCTGGTGTTCGGTTTCGGATACAGGCTAGAGTACTCGATCGTCGCCTTCGCAACTCTCTGGCCCGCGCTCATTCTGACGCGGAGCGCCGTCGCGGGGATTGAACCGAAGCTCAACGATGTCGCACGCGTGCTGCGATTCGGACTGATCGATAGAATTACAAAAATCATCCTGCCTGCTGCCCTTCCCCGAATTTTCGTGGCGTTGCGGCTGGGGGTGGGCATTTCTCTCATCGTCGCGGTCACCGTCGAGATCAGCATCAACACGCTTGGATTGGGGTATGCGATCATGAACGCACAACAGTCGCTGCGACCAGATGATGCCTTGGCGCTTCTGGTGTGGATCGGCATTGTTGGCTGGGCACTCGGCGCCATACTTCTGATGATCCAGCGAACTCTGTTCGGGCCTGCAGCACTTGTCGAGGGCACCGCATGA